A segment of the Lolium perenne isolate Kyuss_39 chromosome 3, Kyuss_2.0, whole genome shotgun sequence genome:
cttccgcacgctctgtgctaagcagatatgtcctagggttattgagaagctgcaagatcaagtgccggagttgctatgcaatttggagatgatctttccgccaggcttctttactccgatggcacatctcattgtgcacctgttatcaccagaatttgaccgagtcagaggtgggccgcgatcaagatgggcttgaagaatatacatggaaggaatacatgaatcggccttatatgcaaagtttgggctagttcgcccgtgtatctgtaatatagtaggatacgtattgattagatagagtttggctcgtgcccggttgggattattcccacgttagaaagtctacggactataaatatgtatctagggtttatgaaataaacaacaatcacgttcaccacaaaccaatctaggcgcatcgccaactcccttgtctcgagggtttcttccgggtaagcgtcatgctgcctagatcgcatcttgcgatctaggcagtacgtgtttattcgctgttcatgcgttgctcgtgctgaagcctttttgatggcgagcaacgtagttatcttaggcgtgttagggttagcattgttcatcgtatcatatgctgtcgtcgtgcaacccttagacgtctagccgcccttacgcctatcctaggtgtaagggcggcaccccgcttgatcattatttagtagatccgatccgttatggttgctccttgttcgtcaaggattagtttaatatctgcatagttaggccttacaaacgggttgaaggatccagtggcgcatagggtgtagtttgctagccctagacaggatgttccggggatcaacctcgtgttggtttttaggccttgtctagggtcggtttacgatcaccgtgcgtggccgccaggctcaatcacgagtaggatgttccgattatgtggtgaaaaccctaaatcgtagtaggtcgttttagctttatcttgatcaagcaggaccaccatatattcgtacaccccgtacggatcatgggtggatcggctcttcgagccgattcacaggacaacctgagagccgatcgaggctcgtatttaatgtttacgtgtatgccatgcaggaaactaagcgaggcacatccatcaccttcctgaccaggtataggtcaggtggcacgcccttgcaccagcatcggacgtgcgtgccgagtctttgcgggccgtcgctcggagggaccagggccggcccgcagtcctgggagcctcccggctctctttgtgttgcccgtcgctgctcgccggtgggtttctgaccgcaacacattctggcacgcccggtgggacaatcttcgacatcaaccgcatcgccatctacatctgagatggcggaaggcactccagtcacgtacgaggatctgaccgaggagctcaagaagaagtatgacgaggtcaaagcgatcctcgaagccgacctcatcggctcttttcacagaacccgctcacatggcgtcaggtggaaagggttctcacctgaaggcgcgctcgatggagtggacctgtccgccccgtcagaagaacgcaccaggtccctgcgtcaggagattaacttcatggtagctcactcgctgcaccgccattctgagagcctggtgaacactttggagcgtgtcgctcttcgggtgatccaggaaatcatgaggcatcagtactctccgtcaggaccagctctcgggacttaccaaggagagatgccactccagtcccgtccaccgctgccattcgcgttggcagcaccagaagtgccgaattcaccggcatacgtcgtctacaagatcggtggtgaccctagtgactaccagttcctgcatgaggcgcctaaggagatccctcacggatagacgtgcacatacgtgccagactgcagaatcgggcactcacaaactgTGATCGCAACAAACAGTGGACTGCTGGAACAacagaggaacttcgggaacagatcttgagaagcagacgtggctagctaagtatgccactccgacaaacctccgagctcagctcctgcagttggctcgtagctggaaaagcaagcatggctggctaagtatgccactccggcgaatcttcgagttcgactcccgcagccagaccgcggatcagatcgatacaatctgagagaccagttcggcatggtgccgaaaaggaggacaatcggctattccaagccgtaccccaacgagtacgagttgatcccgctaccacccaaatatcggctccctgatttctccaagtttaatggatcagatggttccagctccatcgagcatgtgagccgatatttggcacagctgggcacgatctcagcatcagatgagctgcgtgtgaggttcttcgcacagtccctcacaggatcggctttcggatggtacacatcgctgccaccagactcaatccggacttggaagcagttggaagagcagttccacatgcagtatcactcagaggcttccgaggctggcattgccaatttagcacaagtacgtcagaagcgcggagaaacagtgtcagaatacgtccagcgcttcaggaccgttaggaaccgatgctattcggctcgtgtgactgaaaaagaagcagtcgagctggcggtggtgggtctcgcatcaccgatcaaggacgtggcctcccaagcagactacccttcactggcgcacatggtgcagaagctgtcagtatatgaacagcgccacccagatgtataccaggataaattcaagcgtgcggtggtcctggttgaggcagatgaagacgaaggctctgcgggagatcaagaggtagcagtggctgaatggactcggggggaagccccgtgtcctgcaagtgggttaagccacaaggtcctccaagagggtttgactttgacgttaccaaagctgagcagattttcgacctcttacttaaggagaagaagctaaaggtacccgaaggccacaagatccccacggcgcaggagctgaatggaaagccatactgcaagtggcataacacgttcacccatgccaccaacgactgcagggtgtggcggcagcaggtccaaatggcgatagaacaagggcgtctaattttcagccagtacgccatgaaagtcgacacacaccccttccccgccgttaacatggtggagtgcacttaccctggagggtgccagccaggattctcgttcaacatcaacatggtaggacctggacaccacgctggtaaggacggagacgagggcagctgctctcgtagcaaggacacagaggaagccgttccacgcgatcggctccgtcacgatggcaagcgctacatcacagagggagaagtgaggaatgtgagatatcagcgacctctctctgatcacctcctcaacaagtatgtgagtcaatatgaccaacgccgacgacccaacgacgatggtgatagagatcgtctggctggggacgccaggagacatcatcggcatgatcgcgacgaggagagatatgagcgccatgccaaggaaaagtcaagagagcaagacgatgaggataggcactgggactgtcccttcttcagacactgctgggattcaggaatgagccgattgcctacaatcggcaactgcccagaatgtagacagaagaggaaggatgcagctaacgtgtccgtgttcaaacgtctagggtctctcccgcctcggaacaagcacgctgagtcctctcgggtggaagatctcgaggaattggaagacgatgatgaagaagaagataagtaccaccggccaaggtggtgccctaacggactcagccgttcccaaaagcgtagggttcagcgactacgtggtttggaggaagccgaaaggttatacctgcacacgttgaggaaggcgcggcctaatctggccgctaaaattcagtgAACCCTGGACGAacaaggtcggccacaaaggaaagagtggcgccccagacaaaagaaagccgatgatgaaacatcggctggcacaaacatggtgttcatccttccgacggagtttggtGCTCCAGgagtagacgaagcacctgtggcacaacttgactgcggcccacggccagttatctttgagaagccacgagaaagaagctacagacatctgaaggccctgtacttgcgaggttatatcaatgggcagcctgtcaacaagatgctggtgaacaccggagcggcagtcaacattatgccatactccatgctacgtcggttgggacgctctagctcggatctgatcaagaccaacgtgacactgagcgatttcaacggccaagcatctgacgcacaaggtgttctgaacgtggatctgaccgtaggaaggaaaaccatccctacaacgttctttattgtcgatagcaagagcacctatgctgtcctgctaggaagagattggatccacgccaactgttgcatcccatccacgatgcaccaatgcgtaatacagtgggatggagatgaagtagaggtcgtccatgcagatgactcagccgagatttcaacggctggcatgaacgcttgggggacaacaggccaagagccactctcaggcatcaatttggacgactgcgagcgcatcgacgtgacaaaggacggggttaggctggtcttatccaccggcctgaccgtatagcaagaacaaacctatggacaaacgtggcgaggccgatccttgggatcggccccaaagatctatggaggaacattgcaaaaccttcattgagcgattcaatcaacatggaagccgattccagcaatcggccaaaattatcctcaccacacattctgcctgtgttcaagtcgatctaatgggcagcggttttacgtcggctgatgagagtcaacattagtcctaacggagccgacgttcaaatacagtgccttggctaactacagagccgatatccgcagttacctgacagattcggctcggggggcacctaatcagatgaacatgtgcgatacatgtgcagtgaaatattgggggccgatagaaaaatcggccagtaaaaaaaatctcatggtatacagccgatgcacggacatcgactctagtacaattacacaagatctaccagctgtgtgttcaagacacggatttcgaccaagtcggtcttcagttcagcctcaaggccaacctccaaccttttgctcattaggccgttggtgtttcgtctgcaatatTGGCTTTCAAGggaagaaaaggtgatcggctccggtgtatctaccgtcggcctggctaagttgtccaccttctcagctacgctcgtaggaatggctagggcctctgcatggtggctgtctcaattgcctgagttcaaggcccttggactgaactgtgtgtcctcgccactgttctcaccttaacagaggctcggggggcagctggcctggtagatgctctatttttaggagccgattggggtgtcatcggctggtccttcgtcgcaaccttctttaagaatggtgagttcttgcagaagagatcactggagctggtgggaggaatttaaaggctctcttgaaagcaagggtcttccacattatccaccagagctcgaagtcatcagtcgaagagttgaaggatagattgtgaaggaccgatgcgttgccatcggctcattgagcattggctaagtgaacaaatcggcaaaatcagtatgaggggaaatcggctaaattagcttaaaggaaattggcaaaatcaaattgggggaaattcttcattgataaacaggatttcttacataaagagctgattgctctcaaaaggaagtactaggggatacattgccccatctaccactactgatcctatgctaagggtcctatctacgggccgtcgctgcccccgtcgtcgccgtcgtcgccgctgtcggcgctactcccggcgggctcatcgtcgctgctgcagcggccgccggcaggaccctcgttgtcctcgtcctcctcgtcagcgtcgtcgtcgtcgctgtcgaagtcgctgaggttccccggccaggggcagaagcgcttggccggcggttcgtcggaggaggtgtcgtcctcctcctccttctcctcctcctcctcctcgggggaggtgaagtcatcacaggagaagcgatcgtcatcgctctcctcctccgtttccccgtcggcgaggaagcggaggtcactttccccgtcggtcgaggacttgtcgtcctcagaccagacggagaaatcgtgactggactcctctccggcttcgatggcacggcggatgttggcctcatgggcctcctccgggttccactccggcgtcggctcgctggaggaggaggattgggtggaaagacccgatgaggcagaggaggaagaagacatggtggcgcaggagggcttttggagtgctaatgcgaaggggatgaagaagcaaactgtttggagcggttaaataaaaggggatatagtggaaattcaatgccacagcagtttccgaggaagtggtgcccaacgaaaaaaaaaaacaatttttgccaggacacgcggaagtggaagaggcaaggcatcatgatgaaggagactgcgacggttctgctctgccacaacatgacccgacgaaggaaaagcaaaatgattttggaattatcaattccaaaaccaggggggcatgtgttatcaccagaatttgaccgagtcagaggtgggccgcgatcaagatgggcttgaagaatatacatggaaggaatacatgaatcggccttatatgcaaagtttgggctagttcgcccgtgtatctgtaatatagtaggatacgtattgattagatagagtttggctcgtgcccggttgggattattcccacgttagaaagtctacggactataaatatgtatctagggtttatgaaataaacaacaatcacgttcaccacaaaccaatctaggcgcatcgccaactcccttgtctcgagggtttcttccgggtaagcgtcatgctgcctagatcgcatcttgcgatctaggcagtacgtgtttattcgctgttcatgcgttgctcgtgctaaagcctttttgatggcgagcaacgtagttatcttaggcgtgttagggttagcattgttcatcgtatcatatgctgtcgtcgtgcaacccttagacgtctagccgcccttacgcctatcctaggtgtaagggcggcaccccgcttgatcattatttagtagatccgatccgttatggttgctccttgttcgtcaaggattagtttaatatctgcatagttaggccttacaaacgggttgaaggatccagtggcgcatagggtgtagtttgctagccctagacaggatgttccggggatcaacctcgtgttggtttttaggccttgtctagggtcggtttacgatcaccgtgcgtggccgccaggctcaatcacgagtaggatgttccgattatgtggtgaaaaccctaaatcgtagtaggtcgttttagctttatcttgatcaagcaggaccaccatatattcgtacaccccgtacggatcatgggtggatcggctcttcgagccgattcacaggacaacctgagagccgatcgaggctcgtatttaatgtttacgtgtatgccatgcaggaaactaagcgaggcacatccatcaccttcctgaccaggtataggtcaggtggcacgcccttgcaccagcatcggacgtgcgtgccgagtctttgcgggccgtcgctcggagggaccagggccagccgcagtcctgggagcctcccggctctactgtgttgcccgtcgctgctcgccggtgggtttctgaccgcaacagcacctcgcaaacgaggcactcttgggtggcccagtgcagtttcggtggcagttttgtattgagagagagttcaagtatattcggaagataactggaaacaaagccaagattgaagcatgcatagctgaggcaacgtgccttcgggagatggcagattccgcaacaacgtactatcctgatgaagttcccactctgcataacccggtctctcgttacaatgtcgacgtgcccatgaatgaccccaagcttcaactattccaatgtcccggtggcaaggctggtaaaggacaaaaatatagattggagagggaagagaaggattgcataatgctctatgtgcttatgaacatgaaggAAGTGGTGGGGGGGACGACGATGATGGCGGTCACGATTTCATTAGGTAACATGGTGTACAAATTACTTTGTACCTAGTTTCGATCACCTACATggtctcggtctaatgcttattgtatcctttcagcgaattcacaGATGAACAGTGGTGGCGAACGACAGATCCCACGGgcgcggagttggacactctactgaaagagggtgctcccggagtaaaaataaactttgtgtcttggttcatgagcgtggaggtcgacgaggagtcaTTGGTCCTGTCGTCCGGAGGGTTGCCGCATGGCCGTCTCGCCATGATGAACAAGGCCGTGAAGCATAAGCTCACCACGACCTTCACGCGTCTCAAGGCGGGCCTCACCAAGGACagcccccctctcccgcctcgtcgccgggctcggcaacccgcatacgacgtaagtttctctcatttccatcctctttccgactttcgttcatacattgctaagtgctaacgagacatgaatttgtaaaattgtagcctgacttcgaggcggcctacgtggccgctcatcaagaatatcaggtggccttcaaccagcagcagcagcagttcatggagtacatggcatatatacatgtaagttccaacctttgttttcgcaaatgatgacaagtcccactttcccgtagtttgatgcttcatttctgcaaagactgacatgtaaactatcttgcaggcgtcgatggtggccaatcaaactggacagacagtggatttagggccgatgcctccctttccggggccggcgccaaacatgccatcgaaggaaaatttcgctgcggagtactatgggagaacagcggtaagttcttcgccaaaccgaatactacggctttcctttgcctcgcaaattgctaacatctcgggaacatgtgtgtagggaacgggatgttccggaaaccagggtggtgggagggagatcacaccggttcatcatggtggtccttctcccggtgctactcccggtacttctcctggtacttctcccggtccttctcccggtggttcttccgcagcttctaccGGAAGGAATTGGCCCGGGCCGGTGTTtagcggcgacgagctcctctagTTGTCCCATGTATCTCTTATCGATACTATGacactatgacactatgtatgcaaTGTTATGAGAGATTTGTACCTATTTGCATTTCATGCACTTCATGTTATGTATATTTGCACTTCATGTGAGGCTCCTGTGAAATATTTGTGAATTTATGTGCTATTTAACTGTGCAAACCTGGGAATAGCCGAAACAGCAAAAATCTGGAAAAACTGCACGGCTACGCCGACGGCTATCCCCTCGGCATAGGCTCGACATGGACCAAATGGTCATCGTACACCGACGGCTACCCCCTCGGTGTAGCCCGCGCCAGGGCTGCCAGGCTGCGCCACGTCGcagcatacgccgacggccaccccctCGGTATAGCCAGCGCCAGAGGCGCCCAGGCTGCGCCACGTCgcagcgtacgccgacggcccccctCGGCGTAGCCGGCGCCAGAGCTGCCGAGGCTGCGCCACGTCACAGCGTACGCCGACAGCCCCCCCTCGGCGTAGCCGGCGCCAGAGCTGCCCAGGCTGCGCCACGTCgcagcgtacgccgacggccaccccctCGGCGTAGCCTTAACGGCCGTCAGTTTGACTGTGCCCGTTAACGTGCTACACCGAGGGCTCGTACGCCGACGGGTGGGCCAGCCGTCGGCCCTCTCCGTCTACGCCGACGGTCGacgatacgccgagggccacgtGGGCAGCGCCGAGGCCTACCTTCCCCGAGGAGCTACACCGAGGGccaccgtcggcgtagcctacgccgagggctaggcggtgctacgccgagggccgccgGCCGTCGGCATCTGGGAAGATTCCTGTAGTGAATAGTACTACCTCTATCTATTAATAGATATCTTAAATTTATCTAAATGTAAACGTAGCTAAACACTATTTTAGTTTGAACTTTGAATGTGATGGCAATGTTATGTATACGGTGTAGCACGGTTACATGTACTACAACTGAACATGTCAATGTGACCATATACAGATCATGCACACGACACGAGCACAAAAAATAGTACTACCTCGACCCATGAATAGATATCTTAGATTTATAAATCACATAGATTTTGGTATTTTATAAAGGTGAAATATTTGTTAGTGAGCCGATCCGTTGACAGTGAGGCGTTTCTGATGATTTTGTCAATCTCAAGATGAGTTAGATCAGATTCTTGGACTCAGACTCTCGGAGATGTTCACAGCGGAAGGGTAACTTCATCAATCTCAAGACCGTCgatcagtttttttttttggcttcAGTCTCTCGGAGGTGCTCACTGTTATATAACGCGATAAGCAAATAACGACGAACAATAAAGGAAAACGCAGCGGAGACacgagatttaacgtggaaaccccctttcaacacagaaggggaaaaaatcATGGACgctagccagcaaaacttcactatatcggtgagtgtttacaaacgtcgtgggttatcttataatctgataaatcctagccggcggcttacaagatgtatatataggcggtggcaacgatccgtacgGACGACCGACAACGGGCGACGGGCCTCACTCCACTCGTTAGAAGTTAGCCTCCCATTAGTATataaatttggatcacaatataacactcACAGCTGTAGGATAACTTCGTCAATCACAAGAGCAGTCGAATCCGTTTTTTTAAATCAGCTTCCCGGAGACGCTCATAGGGGTAGATTGTACGTACCTACTCGTTTATAGAGGTGAGCATGTATTTATGAGCGGCTGCtgtgtttgtcaaaataaaaggaaaaatatTAGTCAACGATCTAAACGCCATACGCTCAGATCTACGCTAAATGGGTATAGGGGGGTTCGGGCGTCGCCGACGACTAACTTAAGACAGGAAATCATGAAACACACGATCTAGCGTCCCTACAGCTGGGCTGACCGGCGGTATGGCTCTCCACTCCACGTCTCCACCACCATCCACCACCATTGCCACTACCTCTCACTATATACCGGTACTGCTGTCCAGATACGTCGTCCCCATTATCTTCGCAAGGCATTCGAATTCGTGAATCCATTCAAACCGGCCGGCGAGCGGTGCTACGCCATGTCCCAAACGCCGGTCGCTGAGCCCTCCGACGACCCCAACGGCTTCACGTGTGGCACGCTGCTCGCATGCTGCCTCCCGGGCCTTTCGAAGAAGAAGCCGGAGGAAAGTGGTAGCAAGAAACAAGACCAGCCCAAGGAGCAAGAGCACCCCCAGGTGCCGAGCCGCGCCGCGTCGCTGGAGAAGCTCGAGTGCTCCTCGCTCTACTCCGGCAGCAACATCGTCTTCGACTTCCTGGCCGTGGAGCCGGGGGAAGGGGACGACCGTGGAGTCGGCGCGATCCACGGATATTGCCCGTCGCCGTGCTTCGACCTCCCGGTGGAGCGCATACGGACCGCTGAACGATACGGTGTCGACGACGCGCCGGCCACGTCCGCCTTCGTGTTTGACGGCGGTTACCGAGACGGCGCCGCCCTGAAGAAGATGGCATCGTGCCTGGCGCCCGGCACCCCTGATGGCACGGAAGCGCGGCCAACGCATCTCGTGAGGTTTCTATCCGCGTCCGATTCTGGCATGCCGGTGCGGCCTGCCGCCACGTCTGTTGGGCCGGCAAAAGGCCGATGATCCGAGGAAGGATCGCGAGTTCGCTGGTCGTGCCCGCAGTGTCGCACAAAATTTATGTTTCTGTATGTTATTGAAAGGTCATAGTGTTTAGTTTCCTTTTGGGCTTTTCCTTTTGACAAACGGAGATATATTTATTCTTCTTTGGCATGGAAACCTTTTATAATATCTAATAGGGAGACCTTTTTAAAATTTGGCATGGAGAACATGCTAGACCTCAATCCCTGAGTTCATAATACTTTCCAAAGCTGAGCCATGGAGAGTTTCTCTTATAAATTTATCTTTTTGAGTTTATGAATTTATGTTTCTGTATGTTATTGAAAGGTTAATAGTGTTTAGTTTCATTTTGGGCTTTTCATTTTGACAAATCATTGGCTGAAATGGTTAGTTGCTATTCCTAGATTATATCAACCAAAGCATACCATCCAATATTTAGAGTTCATAATACACATGAACTTAATGGTGAGCCGATTGGTAAAATAGTAGCAGTACAGAATTATCTGCATTTACCGCTTTCCCTGAAAATATTTGGCTGATTTTGGCAACTAAATGCATAGGTTCACAAATGGCTGGACACTGGACCAGCATAGATGAAGTAATTTTCCATTCTTGTTGGTGTATCAATCTGAGTATTCCATTCTGCTCCCTCAATTTCTTTTATACTCCATCTGTGCATAAaattagtttttttttgttttttttcagaTGTCTTTTA
Coding sequences within it:
- the LOC127338646 gene encoding uncharacterized protein, producing the protein MSQTPVAEPSDDPNGFTCGTLLACCLPGLSKKKPEESGSKKQDQPKEQEHPQVPSRAASLEKLECSSLYSGSNIVFDFLAVEPGEGDDRGVGAIHGYCPSPCFDLPVERIRTAERYGVDDAPATSAFVFDGGYRDGAALKKMASCLAPGTPDGTEARPTHLVRFLSASDSGMPVRPAATSVGPAKGR